The following proteins come from a genomic window of Acanthopagrus latus isolate v.2019 chromosome 5, fAcaLat1.1, whole genome shotgun sequence:
- the ewsr1b gene encoding EWS RNA-binding protein 1b isoform X1 yields the protein MASAPADYSSYSQTNTQQGYASYAAQPSQSYGQSAQQSYGQQNYGSYAQPAAADGSYTQTTPASGTYPQQQQQYGSSYGQQASAGYPAAQSSTHSYSQSTQGYGASGYESTPAAAAPAASQSYGSQPGYTAQSAYPGYGQQAAPTAPQSYNANSQPASYSQNSYSQPAAYGQQQPGYQAQQASYGQQQGYQQQGQQQQAPPAYPPQAASSYGQPPANQYSQQGGPPSYNQSNHYSNYRQDGQGGGSGYSGSESSRYPGVGESRGPGRDGFDRGGMMHRGRGGMGRGMGSAGDRGGFNKPGGPMGGDEREMGRPEEQDDSENSTIYITGLTEKANLEEMAEFFKHVGPIRINRRLGQPAINIYTDKDTGKPKGDATLSYEEPVCAKTAVEHFDGKEFQGRRLKVSMARRKPMMGGMRGGMPMRDGMMGRGGMMGRGGDRGGFGPRGGPRGMGRGGPTGGNMQQRAGDWECPNPGCGNQNFAWRMECNQCKAPKPEGLGGGPPFPPGGDRGRGGMGMRGGRGMDRGGPAGAGGPGGPGGFRGGWGGDRGGFRGRGGMDRGGFRGAGRGGPPMDRMGGRGGRGMGPPGGKMDMRDHRQERRDRPY from the exons ATGGCGTCGGCTCCGG CAGATTACAGCTCCTACAGTCAGACCAACACTCAACAAGG GTATGCCTCTTATGCTGCCCAACCCTCCCAAAGCTATGGACAGTCAGCACAG CAGAGCTATGGGCAACAAAATTATGGATCCTATGcccaacctgctgctgctgatggcagTTACACCCAGACAACCCCTGCGTCAGGGACCTatccacagcagcaacagcagtatGGTTCCTCATATGGCCAGCAAGCATCAG CTGGCTATCCCGCAGCTCAGTCTTCGACTCACAGCTACTCCCAGTCAACCCAGGGTTATGGAGCCAGCGGTTATGAGagcactcctgctgctgctgctccagctgcctCCCAGTCCTATGGCTCTCAGCCAGGGTATACTGCCCAGTCTGCCTACCCTGGATATGGTCAGCAGGCTGCTCCAACTGCACCACAGAG TTACAATGCCAACAGCCAGCCGGCTAGTTACAGCCAAAATAGCTACTCCCAGCCGGCGGCATATGGCCAGCAACAGCCTGGCTACCAGGCTCAGCAGGCAAGCTACGGCCAGCAGCAGGGATACCAGCAGCAAGGCCAGCAGCAACAGGCTCCTCCTGCTTACCCTCCTCAGGCTGCTAGTTCCTATGGTCAGCCCCCAGCCAACCAATACAGCCAGCAAGGTGGACCACCAAGCTACAACCAGTCCAACCATTACA GTAATTACAGGCAGGATGGCCAGGGTGGAGGTTCTGGTTACTCTGGTTCTGAATCCTCAAGGTACCCAGGTGTAGGGGAGAGCAGGGGCCCTGGTAGGGACGGCTTTGATCGAGGGGGAATGATGCACCGTGGACGTGGCGGCATGGGCCGTGGCATGGG CAGCGCTGGAGACAGAGGTGGCTTCAATAAGCCTGGTG GACCAATGGGCGGTGACGAGCGTGAAATGG gacgCCCTGAGGAGCAGGATGACTCTGAGAACAGCACCATCTACATCACAGGCTTGACTGAGAAGGCTAACCTGGAGGAGATGGCTGAATTCTTTAAACATGTTGGCCCAATCAGG ATTAACCGCAGACTTGGACAGCCTGCCATCAACATCTACACAGACAAGGACACAGGAAAGCCCAAGGGAGATGCCACGCTGTCCTATGAGGAGCCAGTCTGTGCCAAGACAGCTGTGGAGCATTTTGATG GGAAGGAGTTCCAGGGCCGAAGGCTTAAGGTATCCATGGCACGCCGTAAGCCCATGATGGGTGGAATGAGGGGCGGCATGCCCATGCGAGATGGCATGATGGGTCGAGGAG GTATGATGGGCCGTGGAGGAGACCGTGGCGGTTTCGGCCCACGAGGTGGTCCACGGGGAATGGGCAGAGGTGGACCCACAGGAGGCAACATGCAGCAGAGAGCCGGGGACTGGGAGTGTCCTAACCC TGGTTGTGGTAACCAGAACTTTGCCTGGAGGATGGAGTGCAACCAGTGCAAAGCCCCCAAACCAGAAGGGTTAGGTGGTGGCCCTCCATTCCCCCCTGGTGGTGACCGCGGCAGAGGTGGGATGGGAATGCGTGGAGGTAGAGGCATGGACCGCGGCGGGCCAGCTGGTGCTGGAGGCCCAGGTGGCCCGGGAGGTTTCCGTGGAGGCTGGGGAGGCGACCGCGGTGGATTCAGAGGACGTGGTGGAATGGATAGGGGAGGTTTCCGTGGGGCCGGGCGTGGAGGACCACCCATGGACCGAATGGGTggcagaggtggaagaggaaTGGGCCCGCCTGGAGGCAAGATGGATATGAG ggaCCATCGCCAGGAGCGCAGAGACCGACCCTACTGA
- the ewsr1b gene encoding EWS RNA-binding protein 1b isoform X5, with protein sequence MASAPDYSSYSQTNTQQGYASYAAQPSQSYGQSAQSYGQQNYGSYAQPAAADGSYTQTTPASGTYPQQQQQYGSSYGQQASAGYPAAQSSTHSYSQSTQGYGASGYESTPAAAAPAASQSYGSQPGYTAQSAYPGYGQQAAPTAPQSYNANSQPASYSQNSYSQPAAYGQQQPGYQAQQASYGQQQGYQQQGQQQQAPPAYPPQAASSYGQPPANQYSQQGGPPSYNQSNHYSNYRQDGQGGGSGYSGSESSRYPGVGESRGPGRDGFDRGGMMHRGRGGMGRGMGSAGDRGGFNKPGGPMGGDEREMGRPEEQDDSENSTIYITGLTEKANLEEMAEFFKHVGPIRINRRLGQPAINIYTDKDTGKPKGDATLSYEEPVCAKTAVEHFDGKEFQGRRLKVSMARRKPMMGGMRGGMPMRDGMMGRGGMMGRGGDRGGFGPRGGPRGMGRGGPTGGNMQQRAGDWECPNPGCGNQNFAWRMECNQCKAPKPEGLGGGPPFPPGGDRGRGGMGMRGGRGMDRGGPAGAGGPGGPGGFRGGWGGDRGGFRGRGGMDRGGFRGAGRGGPPMDRMGGRGGRGMGPPGGKMDMRDHRQERRDRPY encoded by the exons ATGGCGTCGGCTCCGG ATTACAGCTCCTACAGTCAGACCAACACTCAACAAGG GTATGCCTCTTATGCTGCCCAACCCTCCCAAAGCTATGGACAGTCAGCACAG AGCTATGGGCAACAAAATTATGGATCCTATGcccaacctgctgctgctgatggcagTTACACCCAGACAACCCCTGCGTCAGGGACCTatccacagcagcaacagcagtatGGTTCCTCATATGGCCAGCAAGCATCAG CTGGCTATCCCGCAGCTCAGTCTTCGACTCACAGCTACTCCCAGTCAACCCAGGGTTATGGAGCCAGCGGTTATGAGagcactcctgctgctgctgctccagctgcctCCCAGTCCTATGGCTCTCAGCCAGGGTATACTGCCCAGTCTGCCTACCCTGGATATGGTCAGCAGGCTGCTCCAACTGCACCACAGAG TTACAATGCCAACAGCCAGCCGGCTAGTTACAGCCAAAATAGCTACTCCCAGCCGGCGGCATATGGCCAGCAACAGCCTGGCTACCAGGCTCAGCAGGCAAGCTACGGCCAGCAGCAGGGATACCAGCAGCAAGGCCAGCAGCAACAGGCTCCTCCTGCTTACCCTCCTCAGGCTGCTAGTTCCTATGGTCAGCCCCCAGCCAACCAATACAGCCAGCAAGGTGGACCACCAAGCTACAACCAGTCCAACCATTACA GTAATTACAGGCAGGATGGCCAGGGTGGAGGTTCTGGTTACTCTGGTTCTGAATCCTCAAGGTACCCAGGTGTAGGGGAGAGCAGGGGCCCTGGTAGGGACGGCTTTGATCGAGGGGGAATGATGCACCGTGGACGTGGCGGCATGGGCCGTGGCATGGG CAGCGCTGGAGACAGAGGTGGCTTCAATAAGCCTGGTG GACCAATGGGCGGTGACGAGCGTGAAATGG gacgCCCTGAGGAGCAGGATGACTCTGAGAACAGCACCATCTACATCACAGGCTTGACTGAGAAGGCTAACCTGGAGGAGATGGCTGAATTCTTTAAACATGTTGGCCCAATCAGG ATTAACCGCAGACTTGGACAGCCTGCCATCAACATCTACACAGACAAGGACACAGGAAAGCCCAAGGGAGATGCCACGCTGTCCTATGAGGAGCCAGTCTGTGCCAAGACAGCTGTGGAGCATTTTGATG GGAAGGAGTTCCAGGGCCGAAGGCTTAAGGTATCCATGGCACGCCGTAAGCCCATGATGGGTGGAATGAGGGGCGGCATGCCCATGCGAGATGGCATGATGGGTCGAGGAG GTATGATGGGCCGTGGAGGAGACCGTGGCGGTTTCGGCCCACGAGGTGGTCCACGGGGAATGGGCAGAGGTGGACCCACAGGAGGCAACATGCAGCAGAGAGCCGGGGACTGGGAGTGTCCTAACCC TGGTTGTGGTAACCAGAACTTTGCCTGGAGGATGGAGTGCAACCAGTGCAAAGCCCCCAAACCAGAAGGGTTAGGTGGTGGCCCTCCATTCCCCCCTGGTGGTGACCGCGGCAGAGGTGGGATGGGAATGCGTGGAGGTAGAGGCATGGACCGCGGCGGGCCAGCTGGTGCTGGAGGCCCAGGTGGCCCGGGAGGTTTCCGTGGAGGCTGGGGAGGCGACCGCGGTGGATTCAGAGGACGTGGTGGAATGGATAGGGGAGGTTTCCGTGGGGCCGGGCGTGGAGGACCACCCATGGACCGAATGGGTggcagaggtggaagaggaaTGGGCCCGCCTGGAGGCAAGATGGATATGAG ggaCCATCGCCAGGAGCGCAGAGACCGACCCTACTGA
- the ewsr1b gene encoding EWS RNA-binding protein 1b isoform X6, translating into MASAPADYSSYSQTNTQQGYASYAAQPSQSYGQSAQQSYGQQNYGSYAQPAAADGSYTQTTPASGTYPQQQQQYGSSYGQQASAQSSTHSYSQSTQGYGASGYESTPAAAAPAASQSYGSQPGYTAQSAYPGYGQQAAPTAPQSYNANSQPASYSQNSYSQPAAYGQQQPGYQAQQASYGQQQGYQQQGQQQQAPPAYPPQAASSYGQPPANQYSQQGGPPSYNQSNHYSNYRQDGQGGGSGYSGSESSRYPGVGESRGPGRDGFDRGGMMHRGRGGMGRGMGSAGDRGGFNKPGGPMGGDEREMGRPEEQDDSENSTIYITGLTEKANLEEMAEFFKHVGPIRINRRLGQPAINIYTDKDTGKPKGDATLSYEEPVCAKTAVEHFDGKEFQGRRLKVSMARRKPMMGGMRGGMPMRDGMMGRGGMMGRGGDRGGFGPRGGPRGMGRGGPTGGNMQQRAGDWECPNPGCGNQNFAWRMECNQCKAPKPEGLGGGPPFPPGGDRGRGGMGMRGGRGMDRGGPAGAGGPGGPGGFRGGWGGDRGGFRGRGGMDRGGFRGAGRGGPPMDRMGGRGGRGMGPPGGKMDMRDHRQERRDRPY; encoded by the exons ATGGCGTCGGCTCCGG CAGATTACAGCTCCTACAGTCAGACCAACACTCAACAAGG GTATGCCTCTTATGCTGCCCAACCCTCCCAAAGCTATGGACAGTCAGCACAG CAGAGCTATGGGCAACAAAATTATGGATCCTATGcccaacctgctgctgctgatggcagTTACACCCAGACAACCCCTGCGTCAGGGACCTatccacagcagcaacagcagtatGGTTCCTCATATGGCCAGCAAGCATCAG CTCAGTCTTCGACTCACAGCTACTCCCAGTCAACCCAGGGTTATGGAGCCAGCGGTTATGAGagcactcctgctgctgctgctccagctgcctCCCAGTCCTATGGCTCTCAGCCAGGGTATACTGCCCAGTCTGCCTACCCTGGATATGGTCAGCAGGCTGCTCCAACTGCACCACAGAG TTACAATGCCAACAGCCAGCCGGCTAGTTACAGCCAAAATAGCTACTCCCAGCCGGCGGCATATGGCCAGCAACAGCCTGGCTACCAGGCTCAGCAGGCAAGCTACGGCCAGCAGCAGGGATACCAGCAGCAAGGCCAGCAGCAACAGGCTCCTCCTGCTTACCCTCCTCAGGCTGCTAGTTCCTATGGTCAGCCCCCAGCCAACCAATACAGCCAGCAAGGTGGACCACCAAGCTACAACCAGTCCAACCATTACA GTAATTACAGGCAGGATGGCCAGGGTGGAGGTTCTGGTTACTCTGGTTCTGAATCCTCAAGGTACCCAGGTGTAGGGGAGAGCAGGGGCCCTGGTAGGGACGGCTTTGATCGAGGGGGAATGATGCACCGTGGACGTGGCGGCATGGGCCGTGGCATGGG CAGCGCTGGAGACAGAGGTGGCTTCAATAAGCCTGGTG GACCAATGGGCGGTGACGAGCGTGAAATGG gacgCCCTGAGGAGCAGGATGACTCTGAGAACAGCACCATCTACATCACAGGCTTGACTGAGAAGGCTAACCTGGAGGAGATGGCTGAATTCTTTAAACATGTTGGCCCAATCAGG ATTAACCGCAGACTTGGACAGCCTGCCATCAACATCTACACAGACAAGGACACAGGAAAGCCCAAGGGAGATGCCACGCTGTCCTATGAGGAGCCAGTCTGTGCCAAGACAGCTGTGGAGCATTTTGATG GGAAGGAGTTCCAGGGCCGAAGGCTTAAGGTATCCATGGCACGCCGTAAGCCCATGATGGGTGGAATGAGGGGCGGCATGCCCATGCGAGATGGCATGATGGGTCGAGGAG GTATGATGGGCCGTGGAGGAGACCGTGGCGGTTTCGGCCCACGAGGTGGTCCACGGGGAATGGGCAGAGGTGGACCCACAGGAGGCAACATGCAGCAGAGAGCCGGGGACTGGGAGTGTCCTAACCC TGGTTGTGGTAACCAGAACTTTGCCTGGAGGATGGAGTGCAACCAGTGCAAAGCCCCCAAACCAGAAGGGTTAGGTGGTGGCCCTCCATTCCCCCCTGGTGGTGACCGCGGCAGAGGTGGGATGGGAATGCGTGGAGGTAGAGGCATGGACCGCGGCGGGCCAGCTGGTGCTGGAGGCCCAGGTGGCCCGGGAGGTTTCCGTGGAGGCTGGGGAGGCGACCGCGGTGGATTCAGAGGACGTGGTGGAATGGATAGGGGAGGTTTCCGTGGGGCCGGGCGTGGAGGACCACCCATGGACCGAATGGGTggcagaggtggaagaggaaTGGGCCCGCCTGGAGGCAAGATGGATATGAG ggaCCATCGCCAGGAGCGCAGAGACCGACCCTACTGA
- the ewsr1b gene encoding EWS RNA-binding protein 1b isoform X4 produces MASAPADYSSYSQTNTQQGYASYAAQPSQSYGQSAQSYGQQNYGSYAQPAAADGSYTQTTPASGTYPQQQQQYGSSYGQQASAGYPAAQSSTHSYSQSTQGYGASGYESTPAAAAPAASQSYGSQPGYTAQSAYPGYGQQAAPTAPQSYNANSQPASYSQNSYSQPAAYGQQQPGYQAQQASYGQQQGYQQQGQQQQAPPAYPPQAASSYGQPPANQYSQQGGPPSYNQSNHYSNYRQDGQGGGSGYSGSESSRYPGVGESRGPGRDGFDRGGMMHRGRGGMGRGMGSAGDRGGFNKPGGPMGGDEREMGRPEEQDDSENSTIYITGLTEKANLEEMAEFFKHVGPIRINRRLGQPAINIYTDKDTGKPKGDATLSYEEPVCAKTAVEHFDGKEFQGRRLKVSMARRKPMMGGMRGGMPMRDGMMGRGGMMGRGGDRGGFGPRGGPRGMGRGGPTGGNMQQRAGDWECPNPGCGNQNFAWRMECNQCKAPKPEGLGGGPPFPPGGDRGRGGMGMRGGRGMDRGGPAGAGGPGGPGGFRGGWGGDRGGFRGRGGMDRGGFRGAGRGGPPMDRMGGRGGRGMGPPGGKMDMRDHRQERRDRPY; encoded by the exons ATGGCGTCGGCTCCGG CAGATTACAGCTCCTACAGTCAGACCAACACTCAACAAGG GTATGCCTCTTATGCTGCCCAACCCTCCCAAAGCTATGGACAGTCAGCACAG AGCTATGGGCAACAAAATTATGGATCCTATGcccaacctgctgctgctgatggcagTTACACCCAGACAACCCCTGCGTCAGGGACCTatccacagcagcaacagcagtatGGTTCCTCATATGGCCAGCAAGCATCAG CTGGCTATCCCGCAGCTCAGTCTTCGACTCACAGCTACTCCCAGTCAACCCAGGGTTATGGAGCCAGCGGTTATGAGagcactcctgctgctgctgctccagctgcctCCCAGTCCTATGGCTCTCAGCCAGGGTATACTGCCCAGTCTGCCTACCCTGGATATGGTCAGCAGGCTGCTCCAACTGCACCACAGAG TTACAATGCCAACAGCCAGCCGGCTAGTTACAGCCAAAATAGCTACTCCCAGCCGGCGGCATATGGCCAGCAACAGCCTGGCTACCAGGCTCAGCAGGCAAGCTACGGCCAGCAGCAGGGATACCAGCAGCAAGGCCAGCAGCAACAGGCTCCTCCTGCTTACCCTCCTCAGGCTGCTAGTTCCTATGGTCAGCCCCCAGCCAACCAATACAGCCAGCAAGGTGGACCACCAAGCTACAACCAGTCCAACCATTACA GTAATTACAGGCAGGATGGCCAGGGTGGAGGTTCTGGTTACTCTGGTTCTGAATCCTCAAGGTACCCAGGTGTAGGGGAGAGCAGGGGCCCTGGTAGGGACGGCTTTGATCGAGGGGGAATGATGCACCGTGGACGTGGCGGCATGGGCCGTGGCATGGG CAGCGCTGGAGACAGAGGTGGCTTCAATAAGCCTGGTG GACCAATGGGCGGTGACGAGCGTGAAATGG gacgCCCTGAGGAGCAGGATGACTCTGAGAACAGCACCATCTACATCACAGGCTTGACTGAGAAGGCTAACCTGGAGGAGATGGCTGAATTCTTTAAACATGTTGGCCCAATCAGG ATTAACCGCAGACTTGGACAGCCTGCCATCAACATCTACACAGACAAGGACACAGGAAAGCCCAAGGGAGATGCCACGCTGTCCTATGAGGAGCCAGTCTGTGCCAAGACAGCTGTGGAGCATTTTGATG GGAAGGAGTTCCAGGGCCGAAGGCTTAAGGTATCCATGGCACGCCGTAAGCCCATGATGGGTGGAATGAGGGGCGGCATGCCCATGCGAGATGGCATGATGGGTCGAGGAG GTATGATGGGCCGTGGAGGAGACCGTGGCGGTTTCGGCCCACGAGGTGGTCCACGGGGAATGGGCAGAGGTGGACCCACAGGAGGCAACATGCAGCAGAGAGCCGGGGACTGGGAGTGTCCTAACCC TGGTTGTGGTAACCAGAACTTTGCCTGGAGGATGGAGTGCAACCAGTGCAAAGCCCCCAAACCAGAAGGGTTAGGTGGTGGCCCTCCATTCCCCCCTGGTGGTGACCGCGGCAGAGGTGGGATGGGAATGCGTGGAGGTAGAGGCATGGACCGCGGCGGGCCAGCTGGTGCTGGAGGCCCAGGTGGCCCGGGAGGTTTCCGTGGAGGCTGGGGAGGCGACCGCGGTGGATTCAGAGGACGTGGTGGAATGGATAGGGGAGGTTTCCGTGGGGCCGGGCGTGGAGGACCACCCATGGACCGAATGGGTggcagaggtggaagaggaaTGGGCCCGCCTGGAGGCAAGATGGATATGAG ggaCCATCGCCAGGAGCGCAGAGACCGACCCTACTGA
- the ewsr1b gene encoding EWS RNA-binding protein 1b isoform X2: MASAPADYSSYSQTNTQQGYASYAAQPSQSYGQSAQQSYGQQNYGSYAQPAAADGSYTQTTPASGTYPQQQQQYGSSYGQQASAGYPAAQSSTHSYSQSTQGYGASGYESTPAAAAPAASQSYGSQPGYTAQSAYPGYGQQAAPTAPQSYNANSQPASYSQNSYSQPAAYGQQQPGYQAQQASYGQQQGYQQQGQQQQAPPAYPPQAASSYGQPPANQYSQQGGPPSYNQSNHYSNYRQDGQGGGSGYSGSESSRYPGVGESRGPGRDGFDRGGMMHRGRGGMGRGMGAGDRGGFNKPGGPMGGDEREMGRPEEQDDSENSTIYITGLTEKANLEEMAEFFKHVGPIRINRRLGQPAINIYTDKDTGKPKGDATLSYEEPVCAKTAVEHFDGKEFQGRRLKVSMARRKPMMGGMRGGMPMRDGMMGRGGMMGRGGDRGGFGPRGGPRGMGRGGPTGGNMQQRAGDWECPNPGCGNQNFAWRMECNQCKAPKPEGLGGGPPFPPGGDRGRGGMGMRGGRGMDRGGPAGAGGPGGPGGFRGGWGGDRGGFRGRGGMDRGGFRGAGRGGPPMDRMGGRGGRGMGPPGGKMDMRDHRQERRDRPY; this comes from the exons ATGGCGTCGGCTCCGG CAGATTACAGCTCCTACAGTCAGACCAACACTCAACAAGG GTATGCCTCTTATGCTGCCCAACCCTCCCAAAGCTATGGACAGTCAGCACAG CAGAGCTATGGGCAACAAAATTATGGATCCTATGcccaacctgctgctgctgatggcagTTACACCCAGACAACCCCTGCGTCAGGGACCTatccacagcagcaacagcagtatGGTTCCTCATATGGCCAGCAAGCATCAG CTGGCTATCCCGCAGCTCAGTCTTCGACTCACAGCTACTCCCAGTCAACCCAGGGTTATGGAGCCAGCGGTTATGAGagcactcctgctgctgctgctccagctgcctCCCAGTCCTATGGCTCTCAGCCAGGGTATACTGCCCAGTCTGCCTACCCTGGATATGGTCAGCAGGCTGCTCCAACTGCACCACAGAG TTACAATGCCAACAGCCAGCCGGCTAGTTACAGCCAAAATAGCTACTCCCAGCCGGCGGCATATGGCCAGCAACAGCCTGGCTACCAGGCTCAGCAGGCAAGCTACGGCCAGCAGCAGGGATACCAGCAGCAAGGCCAGCAGCAACAGGCTCCTCCTGCTTACCCTCCTCAGGCTGCTAGTTCCTATGGTCAGCCCCCAGCCAACCAATACAGCCAGCAAGGTGGACCACCAAGCTACAACCAGTCCAACCATTACA GTAATTACAGGCAGGATGGCCAGGGTGGAGGTTCTGGTTACTCTGGTTCTGAATCCTCAAGGTACCCAGGTGTAGGGGAGAGCAGGGGCCCTGGTAGGGACGGCTTTGATCGAGGGGGAATGATGCACCGTGGACGTGGCGGCATGGGCCGTGGCATGGG CGCTGGAGACAGAGGTGGCTTCAATAAGCCTGGTG GACCAATGGGCGGTGACGAGCGTGAAATGG gacgCCCTGAGGAGCAGGATGACTCTGAGAACAGCACCATCTACATCACAGGCTTGACTGAGAAGGCTAACCTGGAGGAGATGGCTGAATTCTTTAAACATGTTGGCCCAATCAGG ATTAACCGCAGACTTGGACAGCCTGCCATCAACATCTACACAGACAAGGACACAGGAAAGCCCAAGGGAGATGCCACGCTGTCCTATGAGGAGCCAGTCTGTGCCAAGACAGCTGTGGAGCATTTTGATG GGAAGGAGTTCCAGGGCCGAAGGCTTAAGGTATCCATGGCACGCCGTAAGCCCATGATGGGTGGAATGAGGGGCGGCATGCCCATGCGAGATGGCATGATGGGTCGAGGAG GTATGATGGGCCGTGGAGGAGACCGTGGCGGTTTCGGCCCACGAGGTGGTCCACGGGGAATGGGCAGAGGTGGACCCACAGGAGGCAACATGCAGCAGAGAGCCGGGGACTGGGAGTGTCCTAACCC TGGTTGTGGTAACCAGAACTTTGCCTGGAGGATGGAGTGCAACCAGTGCAAAGCCCCCAAACCAGAAGGGTTAGGTGGTGGCCCTCCATTCCCCCCTGGTGGTGACCGCGGCAGAGGTGGGATGGGAATGCGTGGAGGTAGAGGCATGGACCGCGGCGGGCCAGCTGGTGCTGGAGGCCCAGGTGGCCCGGGAGGTTTCCGTGGAGGCTGGGGAGGCGACCGCGGTGGATTCAGAGGACGTGGTGGAATGGATAGGGGAGGTTTCCGTGGGGCCGGGCGTGGAGGACCACCCATGGACCGAATGGGTggcagaggtggaagaggaaTGGGCCCGCCTGGAGGCAAGATGGATATGAG ggaCCATCGCCAGGAGCGCAGAGACCGACCCTACTGA
- the ewsr1b gene encoding EWS RNA-binding protein 1b isoform X3 codes for MASAPDYSSYSQTNTQQGYASYAAQPSQSYGQSAQQSYGQQNYGSYAQPAAADGSYTQTTPASGTYPQQQQQYGSSYGQQASAGYPAAQSSTHSYSQSTQGYGASGYESTPAAAAPAASQSYGSQPGYTAQSAYPGYGQQAAPTAPQSYNANSQPASYSQNSYSQPAAYGQQQPGYQAQQASYGQQQGYQQQGQQQQAPPAYPPQAASSYGQPPANQYSQQGGPPSYNQSNHYSNYRQDGQGGGSGYSGSESSRYPGVGESRGPGRDGFDRGGMMHRGRGGMGRGMGSAGDRGGFNKPGGPMGGDEREMGRPEEQDDSENSTIYITGLTEKANLEEMAEFFKHVGPIRINRRLGQPAINIYTDKDTGKPKGDATLSYEEPVCAKTAVEHFDGKEFQGRRLKVSMARRKPMMGGMRGGMPMRDGMMGRGGMMGRGGDRGGFGPRGGPRGMGRGGPTGGNMQQRAGDWECPNPGCGNQNFAWRMECNQCKAPKPEGLGGGPPFPPGGDRGRGGMGMRGGRGMDRGGPAGAGGPGGPGGFRGGWGGDRGGFRGRGGMDRGGFRGAGRGGPPMDRMGGRGGRGMGPPGGKMDMRDHRQERRDRPY; via the exons ATGGCGTCGGCTCCGG ATTACAGCTCCTACAGTCAGACCAACACTCAACAAGG GTATGCCTCTTATGCTGCCCAACCCTCCCAAAGCTATGGACAGTCAGCACAG CAGAGCTATGGGCAACAAAATTATGGATCCTATGcccaacctgctgctgctgatggcagTTACACCCAGACAACCCCTGCGTCAGGGACCTatccacagcagcaacagcagtatGGTTCCTCATATGGCCAGCAAGCATCAG CTGGCTATCCCGCAGCTCAGTCTTCGACTCACAGCTACTCCCAGTCAACCCAGGGTTATGGAGCCAGCGGTTATGAGagcactcctgctgctgctgctccagctgcctCCCAGTCCTATGGCTCTCAGCCAGGGTATACTGCCCAGTCTGCCTACCCTGGATATGGTCAGCAGGCTGCTCCAACTGCACCACAGAG TTACAATGCCAACAGCCAGCCGGCTAGTTACAGCCAAAATAGCTACTCCCAGCCGGCGGCATATGGCCAGCAACAGCCTGGCTACCAGGCTCAGCAGGCAAGCTACGGCCAGCAGCAGGGATACCAGCAGCAAGGCCAGCAGCAACAGGCTCCTCCTGCTTACCCTCCTCAGGCTGCTAGTTCCTATGGTCAGCCCCCAGCCAACCAATACAGCCAGCAAGGTGGACCACCAAGCTACAACCAGTCCAACCATTACA GTAATTACAGGCAGGATGGCCAGGGTGGAGGTTCTGGTTACTCTGGTTCTGAATCCTCAAGGTACCCAGGTGTAGGGGAGAGCAGGGGCCCTGGTAGGGACGGCTTTGATCGAGGGGGAATGATGCACCGTGGACGTGGCGGCATGGGCCGTGGCATGGG CAGCGCTGGAGACAGAGGTGGCTTCAATAAGCCTGGTG GACCAATGGGCGGTGACGAGCGTGAAATGG gacgCCCTGAGGAGCAGGATGACTCTGAGAACAGCACCATCTACATCACAGGCTTGACTGAGAAGGCTAACCTGGAGGAGATGGCTGAATTCTTTAAACATGTTGGCCCAATCAGG ATTAACCGCAGACTTGGACAGCCTGCCATCAACATCTACACAGACAAGGACACAGGAAAGCCCAAGGGAGATGCCACGCTGTCCTATGAGGAGCCAGTCTGTGCCAAGACAGCTGTGGAGCATTTTGATG GGAAGGAGTTCCAGGGCCGAAGGCTTAAGGTATCCATGGCACGCCGTAAGCCCATGATGGGTGGAATGAGGGGCGGCATGCCCATGCGAGATGGCATGATGGGTCGAGGAG GTATGATGGGCCGTGGAGGAGACCGTGGCGGTTTCGGCCCACGAGGTGGTCCACGGGGAATGGGCAGAGGTGGACCCACAGGAGGCAACATGCAGCAGAGAGCCGGGGACTGGGAGTGTCCTAACCC TGGTTGTGGTAACCAGAACTTTGCCTGGAGGATGGAGTGCAACCAGTGCAAAGCCCCCAAACCAGAAGGGTTAGGTGGTGGCCCTCCATTCCCCCCTGGTGGTGACCGCGGCAGAGGTGGGATGGGAATGCGTGGAGGTAGAGGCATGGACCGCGGCGGGCCAGCTGGTGCTGGAGGCCCAGGTGGCCCGGGAGGTTTCCGTGGAGGCTGGGGAGGCGACCGCGGTGGATTCAGAGGACGTGGTGGAATGGATAGGGGAGGTTTCCGTGGGGCCGGGCGTGGAGGACCACCCATGGACCGAATGGGTggcagaggtggaagaggaaTGGGCCCGCCTGGAGGCAAGATGGATATGAG ggaCCATCGCCAGGAGCGCAGAGACCGACCCTACTGA